From one Henriciella marina DSM 19595 genomic stretch:
- the folB gene encoding dihydroneopterin aldolase: protein MRRTERVFVENLGIHGFHGLIAEEKRLGQKFYADIECLVARDEAPSDTMSDAVDYGKVCDLAHDISASGPFNLIETLAERIGHGVMETFPLVSKVRVCIRKPNAPIRHFLDHVGVEIELSRD from the coding sequence ATGCGGCGCACTGAACGGGTCTTCGTCGAAAACCTCGGCATTCACGGCTTTCACGGCCTTATCGCGGAAGAAAAGCGGCTCGGCCAGAAATTCTATGCCGACATTGAATGCCTGGTGGCGCGCGATGAAGCGCCATCGGACACAATGAGTGATGCGGTGGATTACGGCAAAGTTTGCGATCTTGCGCATGACATCTCTGCCAGCGGGCCGTTCAATCTGATCGAGACGCTGGCTGAGCGGATCGGGCATGGCGTGATGGAGACGTTTCCGCTGGTCTCGAAAGTGCGCGTCTGTATCCGCAAACCCAACGCGCCAATCCGGCATTTTCTTGATCATGTCGGCGTGGAGATCGAGCTTTCGCGTGACTAG
- a CDS encoding MFS transporter — MSDYRNVWALIAAAAFLQLGGGILSVVTPLGLETLGVSPGLIGAIAAAYALGFMIGAYTASNAVILFGNIRVFSAAAATCAASVMIMQLALDPWSWTIVRIVQGAAFAWMFSSIEAWLGATVSVKNRGSVSGFYHLIAKVSLVAGPFFVAGLAPVDFRPYLWCAMFLCLSLLPICLTRRGEPPSPSVEPLAFKRLFDLAPSAVISVFLAGVINSGTLALLPLYAGVALPGASGGATGAAAMAAAAVWTGGLISQWPAGRISDRVDRRVVIAVMGGVAALASLVLGLFPGLPQNWILIALAVWGAGSLSFYGIGVAHAIDRSDTAQISRVMSGLLFVWAVGSVIGPPLSGYAFRLPLTEGGLFLLSAIMSSVLTFSMLYRRARRQDVPRDAQEPWNIALPSTASTGEIDPRTD, encoded by the coding sequence ATGAGCGATTACCGAAATGTCTGGGCCCTGATCGCGGCCGCGGCCTTTCTCCAGCTCGGCGGCGGGATCCTGAGTGTTGTCACCCCGCTTGGCCTTGAGACGCTGGGCGTCAGCCCCGGCCTGATCGGGGCGATTGCAGCGGCCTATGCCCTGGGCTTCATGATCGGCGCCTATACCGCAAGCAATGCGGTCATCCTGTTCGGCAATATCCGGGTCTTCTCGGCGGCGGCGGCCACTTGCGCTGCGAGCGTCATGATCATGCAGCTGGCGCTCGACCCGTGGAGCTGGACCATCGTGCGCATCGTGCAGGGCGCGGCCTTTGCCTGGATGTTCTCCAGCATCGAGGCGTGGCTCGGCGCAACGGTTTCGGTGAAGAACAGGGGCAGTGTCAGCGGCTTCTATCACCTGATTGCCAAGGTCTCGCTGGTGGCGGGTCCGTTCTTTGTCGCGGGGCTCGCGCCGGTCGACTTCAGGCCATACCTCTGGTGCGCAATGTTCCTCTGCCTGTCGCTGCTCCCGATCTGCCTGACGCGGCGCGGTGAGCCGCCTTCGCCAAGCGTTGAACCGCTGGCCTTCAAGCGACTTTTCGACCTGGCTCCTTCGGCCGTCATCTCTGTCTTTCTGGCAGGCGTCATCAATAGCGGGACGCTGGCGCTTCTGCCGCTCTATGCCGGGGTGGCGCTGCCCGGTGCCTCAGGCGGGGCGACGGGTGCGGCAGCGATGGCTGCGGCAGCTGTCTGGACAGGCGGGCTGATCAGCCAGTGGCCGGCGGGACGGATTTCAGACCGTGTCGACCGGCGCGTCGTCATCGCCGTGATGGGCGGGGTTGCGGCCCTCGCATCGCTCGTTCTGGGCCTGTTTCCCGGCTTGCCTCAAAACTGGATCCTGATCGCGCTGGCGGTCTGGGGCGCAGGGTCGCTCTCTTTCTATGGTATCGGTGTCGCGCATGCGATCGACCGGTCTGACACCGCGCAGATTTCGCGCGTGATGTCGGGGCTGCTTTTTGTCTGGGCAGTTGGATCCGTCATCGGACCGCCGCTGTCTGGCTATGCGTTCCGCCTGCCTCTGACAGAGGGCGGGCTCTTTCTTCTCAGCGCCATTATGTCATCGGTACTGACCTTTTCCATGCTCTATCGGCGCGCCCGTCGGCAAGACGTTCCCCGGGATGCGCAGGAGCCTTGGAATATTGCGCTTCCAAGTACCGCTTCCACCGGCGAAATCGACCCCCGCACCGACTAG
- the folP gene encoding dihydropteroate synthase, producing the protein MRLSREDRGRLRETLLAEARRRTLIMGILNVTPDSFSDGGKFDEAGAALAHAEAMVAAGADILDVGGESTRPGAAPVSEADELARTVAVVEALAGPGKVPVSIDTYKSGVAAAACAAGAVIVNDVTAMSDPAIVSAAAEAGAAYVLTYNRGVKDEALKAGPDMLGFFEGAIARCEAEGLSRDHIILDPGVGFAKTYQQNFEVLAATGDLVGLGLPVLIGVSRKSFIGKRLGVEAAAERDAASVAIGLDTVRRGAHMLRVHDVAAHRQAIELWETIDHAAH; encoded by the coding sequence ATGAGGCTTTCGCGCGAGGACAGAGGGCGCCTGCGCGAGACATTGCTGGCAGAGGCGCGCCGCCGCACGCTAATCATGGGCATCCTCAATGTGACGCCGGACAGCTTTTCCGATGGCGGCAAGTTCGATGAGGCGGGCGCGGCGCTCGCCCATGCTGAGGCGATGGTGGCGGCGGGCGCTGATATTCTGGATGTAGGCGGTGAGTCGACGCGGCCGGGCGCTGCGCCAGTGAGCGAGGCCGATGAGCTGGCGCGGACCGTGGCGGTGGTCGAGGCGCTGGCGGGGCCGGGCAAGGTTCCGGTCTCGATCGATACCTATAAGTCGGGCGTCGCAGCGGCGGCATGCGCGGCTGGCGCGGTGATCGTCAATGACGTGACGGCGATGTCTGATCCGGCAATCGTCAGCGCGGCGGCAGAGGCGGGCGCGGCCTATGTGCTGACCTATAATCGCGGCGTGAAGGATGAGGCCCTGAAGGCCGGGCCGGACATGCTGGGTTTTTTCGAGGGCGCGATTGCCCGCTGTGAGGCCGAGGGCCTCTCGCGTGACCACATCATCCTGGATCCGGGTGTCGGCTTTGCGAAGACATATCAGCAGAATTTCGAGGTGCTGGCGGCGACGGGCGATCTTGTGGGCCTTGGCCTGCCAGTGCTGATCGGCGTGTCGCGCAAGTCCTTTATCGGCAAGCGGCTGGGTGTTGAGGCTGCGGCGGAGCGGGATGCAGCGTCTGTCGCCATCGGTCTCGACACGGTGCGCCGGGGCGCGCATATGCTGCGGGTCCATGATGTTGCTGCCCATCGGCAGGCGATCGAACTCTGGGAGACTATAGACCATGCGGCGCACTGA
- a CDS encoding carotenoid oxygenase family protein, whose product MTLSRRHFLATSAAGTAVMGLGFGLPSSFAATPGASDMPDWHLGYTSAPAAGFEPSSMRLVYGKVPAGLEGTLYRNGPAHFLYGSDDYASHWFDGDGMVQRIAIADGKAVHSGRFVETVKHRIEQAEQKFSAPGFGTAGDLSFPVTGPDDVNAANTSVTVIDGELYALWEAGSAIAMDAKTLETKGPKAWRGDLAGMPFLAHPKREPDGTVWNLAINGPMVGVYQIGAGGGLNSFGLLDIGKAAYIHDWAMTERHLIIMVQPWINEALRPPVVDGFEWRPEEGFKFLIVDKDDFSNRRWAQGPARAFYHTGAAWEESDGTIRLDAALYKEPVLGVGGGVDEIRGVWKGTDESFTSNLTQIVIPPSGDARLIETGLDGDFPQVDPRRHGLPRRLTALVTGQSASHPGMTAVSVHDWSNGKTESFEFGEGRMVEEFLFVAKPGSEAEEDSWLIGPVLNLKTGTTDICVFDAGHVSDGPVCIWRGDRSWPLGFHGTWS is encoded by the coding sequence ATGACCCTTTCCCGCCGCCACTTTCTAGCAACCAGCGCCGCAGGCACCGCCGTAATGGGGCTCGGGTTCGGTCTGCCTTCATCTTTCGCCGCAACGCCGGGCGCGTCGGACATGCCGGACTGGCATCTGGGATATACTTCGGCGCCAGCGGCGGGCTTCGAGCCGTCCTCGATGCGGCTTGTCTATGGCAAGGTGCCGGCAGGCCTTGAGGGGACGCTTTACCGCAATGGGCCTGCCCATTTCCTCTATGGCAGCGATGATTATGCCAGCCACTGGTTTGACGGGGATGGCATGGTCCAGCGGATCGCCATTGCGGACGGCAAGGCGGTGCATTCGGGGCGTTTCGTTGAGACGGTGAAGCACCGGATCGAACAGGCAGAGCAGAAGTTCTCTGCGCCCGGCTTCGGCACGGCAGGCGATCTTTCATTTCCCGTCACGGGGCCAGATGACGTCAACGCCGCCAATACGTCGGTCACCGTCATCGACGGAGAGCTCTATGCGCTCTGGGAGGCAGGGTCTGCGATCGCGATGGACGCAAAGACGCTCGAGACGAAAGGTCCGAAAGCCTGGCGCGGTGACCTGGCCGGTATGCCGTTTCTGGCGCATCCAAAGCGGGAGCCCGATGGGACGGTGTGGAACCTTGCCATCAATGGTCCGATGGTCGGCGTCTACCAGATTGGCGCGGGCGGCGGGCTGAACTCGTTCGGCCTGCTGGATATCGGCAAGGCGGCCTACATCCACGATTGGGCGATGACCGAGCGGCATCTGATCATCATGGTGCAACCCTGGATCAATGAAGCGCTGCGGCCGCCTGTCGTGGACGGCTTTGAGTGGCGCCCCGAGGAGGGCTTCAAATTCCTCATCGTCGACAAGGATGATTTCTCGAACCGGCGCTGGGCGCAGGGGCCGGCGCGGGCCTTCTATCATACGGGCGCGGCCTGGGAGGAAAGCGACGGGACGATCCGGCTGGATGCCGCGCTCTACAAGGAGCCAGTGCTTGGGGTCGGCGGTGGCGTCGATGAGATCAGGGGCGTCTGGAAAGGCACCGATGAGAGCTTCACCAGCAATCTGACACAGATCGTCATTCCGCCGAGCGGCGATGCGCGCCTGATCGAGACGGGCCTTGATGGGGATTTCCCGCAGGTTGACCCGCGCCGGCACGGATTACCGCGACGCCTGACGGCGCTTGTCACCGGTCAGTCGGCAAGCCATCCCGGCATGACGGCGGTCAGCGTCCATGACTGGTCGAACGGCAAGACGGAGAGCTTTGAATTCGGTGAGGGCCGGATGGTCGAGGAGTTCCTGTTCGTGGCGAAACCCGGAAGCGAGGCAGAAGAAGACAGCTGGTTGATCGGACCAGTTCTGAACCTCAAGACCGGGACGACGGATATCTGCGTCTTCGATGCAGGACATGTCAGTGATGGCCCGGTCTGCATCTGGCGCGGTGACCGGTCATGGCCGCTCGGCTTTCACGGGACGTGGAGCTAG
- the sucD gene encoding succinate--CoA ligase subunit alpha codes for MSILIDSNTKIIVQGLTGNTGSFHTNQALDYFGTKMVAGTHPKKAGTSWKADNGAELPIYANAGEAKEATGANASVIYVPPAGAAAAIEEAIDAGIELITCITEGVPVMDMVRVKAKLEKSNSRLIGPNCPGVLTPEQCKIGIMPGKIFQKGSVGVVSRSGTLTYEAVFQTSQAGLGQTTAVGIGGDPVNGTNFIDVLELFLADDETKSIIMIGEIGGSAEEEAAQFLIDEAKKGRKKPMVGFIAGRTAPPGRTMGHAGAIVSGGKGDAPSKISAMEEAGIKVSPSPARLGDTMVEVLKG; via the coding sequence ATGTCCATTCTTATCGACTCCAATACCAAGATCATTGTGCAGGGGCTGACCGGCAATACCGGTTCGTTTCACACCAACCAGGCGCTTGATTATTTCGGCACCAAGATGGTTGCCGGCACGCACCCCAAGAAGGCTGGCACGAGCTGGAAAGCCGACAATGGCGCCGAGCTGCCGATCTATGCGAACGCAGGCGAGGCCAAAGAGGCCACCGGCGCAAACGCATCGGTCATCTATGTGCCACCAGCTGGCGCGGCGGCGGCTATCGAAGAAGCCATCGATGCCGGCATCGAGCTCATCACCTGCATCACCGAAGGTGTGCCGGTCATGGACATGGTGCGCGTCAAGGCGAAGCTGGAGAAGTCCAACTCCCGCCTGATCGGTCCAAACTGCCCGGGCGTCCTGACGCCAGAGCAGTGCAAGATCGGCATCATGCCAGGCAAAATCTTCCAGAAGGGCTCTGTCGGCGTTGTGTCGCGTTCGGGCACGCTGACCTATGAGGCCGTGTTCCAGACCAGCCAGGCCGGGCTTGGCCAGACGACGGCTGTCGGCATTGGCGGCGACCCGGTCAACGGCACCAACTTCATCGACGTGCTGGAGCTGTTCCTGGCCGACGACGAGACCAAGTCGATCATCATGATCGGTGAAATCGGCGGCTCTGCCGAAGAAGAAGCTGCGCAATTCCTGATCGACGAAGCCAAGAAGGGCCGCAAAAAGCCGATGGTTGGCTTTATCGCTGGCCGCACGGCGCCTCCGGGCCGCACAATGGGCCATGCCGGCGCCATCGTTTCGGGCGGCAAAGGCGATGCGCCGTCCAAGATTTCAGCGATGGAAGAAGCTGGCATCAAGGTGAGCCCGAGCCCTGCGCGACTCGGCGATACCATGGTAGAAGTTTTGAAAGGTTAG
- a CDS encoding DUF2306 domain-containing protein, which translates to MSITDSPTPTTFATRLRPRLPKLSRTGWTFAIALPIYAGVSALTLIDVGRAPRFRFNPKPLIESGVTIQVHVAAALLTLGIGIYLMMAPKGFRMHRTFGWAWVISMAITAGSSFFIMTLFQSFWSPIHALSAWTLLGLPVGIAAVKRRDIKRHRKDMTNMFVGGMLVAGLFTLLPGRLIWHVFFAL; encoded by the coding sequence ATGAGCATTACTGACAGTCCCACCCCGACGACATTTGCCACCCGCCTGCGGCCCCGCTTGCCAAAGCTGTCACGAACAGGATGGACGTTCGCCATTGCCCTGCCGATCTATGCTGGCGTGAGTGCGCTGACGCTGATCGATGTTGGGCGTGCCCCGCGCTTCCGGTTCAATCCGAAGCCGCTGATCGAGTCCGGCGTTACTATTCAGGTCCACGTCGCGGCGGCGCTGCTGACGCTCGGCATCGGCATCTATCTGATGATGGCGCCGAAGGGGTTCCGGATGCACAGGACATTTGGCTGGGCCTGGGTCATCTCCATGGCGATCACGGCGGGCTCCTCCTTTTTCATCATGACGCTGTTCCAGTCTTTCTGGAGCCCGATCCATGCGCTGTCTGCCTGGACGCTGCTTGGCTTGCCGGTCGGGATCGCAGCGGTAAAGCGCCGGGACATCAAACGCCACCGCAAGGACATGACCAACATGTTCGTCGGCGGCATGCTGGTGGCGGGACTGTTCACCCTGCTGCCCGGTCGGCTGATATGGCACGTCTTCTTCGCCCTCTGA
- the sucC gene encoding ADP-forming succinate--CoA ligase subunit beta, with the protein MNIHEYQAKAVLKTYGAPVANGAPVLSIDEVEKAVDQLPGPLWVVKSQIHAGGRGKGKFVESAAGEKGGVRLAFSKQEAIDHAKAMFGNHLVTAQTNKDGKQVNRLYIEDGADIDRELYLSVLIDRATGKPAFVVSTEGGMDIEEVAHSTPEKILTLPIDPMAGVTDKDSETLADALKLEGDARKDAMTLFPTLYKAFTEKDMAMLEINPLIVMEDGHLRVLDAKVSFDGNALFRHPDIVELRDKTEEDEKEIEASDWDLAYIALDGTIGCMVNGAGLAMATMDIIKLYGEEPANFCDVGGGANKEKVAAAFKIIMKDPAVKGILVNIFGGIMKCDVIAEGVIAAVKETNLSVPLVVRLEGTNVDEGKAIIKNSGLNVIPADDLDDAAKKITEAVKG; encoded by the coding sequence ATGAACATCCACGAATACCAGGCCAAGGCCGTTCTGAAGACCTATGGCGCGCCCGTCGCAAACGGCGCGCCCGTGCTTTCCATCGATGAGGTCGAAAAGGCTGTCGACCAGCTTCCCGGCCCGCTCTGGGTTGTGAAGAGCCAGATCCATGCTGGCGGCCGCGGCAAGGGCAAGTTTGTGGAATCTGCTGCGGGTGAAAAGGGCGGCGTTCGCCTCGCCTTCTCCAAGCAGGAAGCGATCGATCACGCCAAGGCGATGTTCGGCAACCACCTTGTCACCGCGCAGACCAACAAGGACGGCAAGCAGGTCAACCGCCTCTATATTGAAGACGGCGCCGACATCGACCGTGAGCTTTACCTTTCTGTCCTGATCGACCGCGCAACCGGCAAGCCTGCTTTCGTCGTGTCGACAGAAGGCGGCATGGACATCGAGGAAGTCGCTCATTCCACGCCAGAAAAGATTCTGACGCTGCCAATCGACCCGATGGCAGGTGTCACTGACAAGGACAGCGAAACGCTTGCCGACGCGCTGAAGCTTGAGGGCGATGCCCGCAAGGACGCCATGACGCTTTTCCCGACGCTGTATAAAGCGTTCACGGAAAAGGACATGGCGATGCTCGAGATCAACCCGCTGATCGTCATGGAAGATGGCCATCTGCGCGTTCTCGACGCCAAGGTGTCTTTCGACGGCAACGCCCTGTTCCGTCATCCCGACATTGTCGAGCTGCGTGACAAGACCGAAGAAGACGAGAAGGAAATCGAGGCGTCCGACTGGGACCTCGCCTATATCGCTCTCGACGGCACGATCGGCTGCATGGTCAACGGCGCAGGCCTTGCCATGGCGACGATGGACATCATCAAGCTCTACGGCGAAGAGCCAGCGAACTTCTGTGACGTTGGCGGCGGTGCCAACAAGGAGAAGGTGGCAGCTGCTTTCAAGATCATCATGAAAGACCCGGCCGTCAAAGGCATCCTGGTCAACATCTTCGGCGGCATCATGAAGTGTGATGTCATCGCGGAAGGCGTCATCGCGGCGGTGAAAGAGACCAATCTTTCGGTCCCGCTGGTGGTTCGTCTCGAAGGCACGAATGTTGATGAGGGCAAGGCCATCATCAAGAATTCAGGCCTCAACGTGATCCCGGCTGACGATCTCGACGACGCAGCCAAGAAGATCACCGAAGCGGTCAAAGGCTAG
- the folK gene encoding 2-amino-4-hydroxy-6-hydroxymethyldihydropteridine diphosphokinase, with protein sequence MTRSALAFGSNLGDSAGMIGRAVDALDAMSAISVTARSSLYATPPWGVEDQPDFVNACALVETGLAPLDLLTACKDLEVALGRVPGARWGPRLIDIDVLWMEGVSLESERLTLPHPRMTERAFVLVPLAEIAPELVVGGRTVGKWVGGVEAGEIRQI encoded by the coding sequence GTGACTAGGTCTGCGCTGGCCTTTGGCTCCAATCTCGGCGACAGCGCCGGGATGATCGGCCGGGCGGTGGATGCGCTGGATGCGATGAGCGCGATAAGCGTGACGGCGCGCTCCAGCCTTTATGCCACGCCGCCATGGGGCGTTGAGGACCAGCCTGATTTTGTGAATGCCTGCGCGTTGGTGGAGACCGGTCTTGCGCCGCTCGACCTGCTCACTGCTTGCAAGGACCTTGAGGTCGCGCTTGGGCGGGTGCCCGGCGCGCGCTGGGGCCCGCGCCTGATTGATATTGATGTGCTCTGGATGGAGGGCGTCTCGCTGGAAAGCGAGCGGCTCACCCTGCCACATCCGCGCATGACAGAGCGGGCCTTTGTGCTGGTGCCACTGGCGGAGATTGCGCCGGAGCTGGTTGTTGGCGGGCGGACGGTTGGTAAGTGGGTTGGCGGGGTGGAGGCTGGTGAGATCCGCCAGATTTAG
- a CDS encoding DUF2141 domain-containing protein produces MTHKTLIACALGALMIAPLAQAAPLTVTVDNIQSQAGTIRLGVYDEAGYSGGDAVNGANISVDAATASVTLEGLAPGEYGIKLYHDVDDDGDMNASPFGMPTEPFAFSNNAKGRFGPASWDDAKFEITEEGAVQTIDLN; encoded by the coding sequence ATGACCCACAAGACCCTGATCGCCTGCGCCCTCGGTGCGCTGATGATTGCCCCGCTGGCACAGGCCGCGCCGCTGACCGTGACGGTCGACAATATCCAGAGCCAGGCCGGCACCATTCGTCTCGGCGTCTATGATGAGGCTGGATATAGCGGCGGCGACGCCGTGAACGGCGCAAACATTTCGGTTGATGCGGCCACCGCCAGTGTGACGCTCGAGGGTCTCGCGCCCGGCGAGTACGGCATCAAGCTGTACCATGACGTCGACGATGATGGCGACATGAACGCCAGTCCGTTTGGCATGCCGACAGAGCCATTTGCTTTCTCGAACAATGCCAAAGGCCGCTTCGGCCCTGCCTCCTGGGATGATGCAAAATTCGAGATCACCGAAGAGGGCGCGGTTCAGACAATCGATCTGAACTAG
- a CDS encoding LytTR family DNA-binding domain-containing protein: MRIAIDWKKRGREALLLAGISLFLAFVRPYGSNSNAPFLLNFGIWLLLIFSGSIVGELTVAAYYRLRPNGPAWLMIMITSLVTAAGVTFVIYALTFLTGGYIRVGDGPIHIIYFYVLVIAIAMTLTGYTVSRAFGVAGPDFATEADDKDSVSKFLHRLPVRFHSADLWAVTSEDHYCRVYTSLGSDLILIRISDVDRELADADGLRVHRSWWVARKGVARAERTDGKLKLILHSGEDVPVSRSYQAAVKHAGFAS, encoded by the coding sequence TTGCGCATCGCAATCGACTGGAAGAAACGCGGCCGCGAAGCCCTCCTGCTGGCGGGCATTTCGCTTTTTCTCGCTTTCGTCCGTCCCTATGGCAGCAATAGCAACGCGCCATTCCTGCTGAATTTCGGTATCTGGCTACTGTTGATCTTCTCAGGCTCCATCGTCGGAGAGCTGACGGTCGCCGCCTATTACCGCCTTCGCCCGAACGGCCCGGCATGGCTGATGATCATGATCACCTCACTTGTCACAGCCGCCGGCGTCACCTTCGTCATCTACGCGCTGACCTTCCTGACAGGCGGCTATATCCGGGTCGGCGACGGGCCGATCCACATCATCTATTTCTATGTGCTGGTGATCGCGATTGCGATGACGCTCACGGGCTACACGGTCAGCCGTGCCTTCGGGGTAGCGGGGCCTGATTTTGCGACCGAAGCAGACGACAAGGACAGCGTCAGCAAATTCCTCCACCGCCTTCCGGTCCGGTTTCACAGCGCAGATCTCTGGGCCGTCACCTCAGAGGACCATTATTGCCGCGTCTACACCTCGCTCGGCAGTGACCTCATCCTGATCCGCATCTCCGATGTCGACCGCGAACTCGCCGATGCCGACGGTCTGCGCGTCCATCGCTCCTGGTGGGTCGCCCGCAAAGGCGTCGCCCGCGCCGAGCGGACAGACGGGAAACTGAAGCTCATCCTGCACTCCGGCGAAGATGTCCCAGTCTCCCGCTCCTATCAGGCCGCGGTGAAACACGCCGGCTTCGCCAGCTAA
- a CDS encoding alkaline phosphatase D family protein, which yields MRLSSLAVIGAFGLVSCATESGQPAFSDLFEGEPQSAVEALNRYYATIDPATLPQAPAGLELPLEQTLTRILLASCNDEEQESPALAQLAEEEADLFLMIGDNVYGDRDGRDYVNSQPELEELRESFSELAERAEFQAVRAKFPMMVAWDDHDYGANDGGKHFAFREYAELIHETFWGLGNVDVGHWPGTYYARTFGTDGKRVQVIVLDTRFFRSDLTPTDEYNAAGKERYIPAPEGSYQDMLGNTQWTWLQNRLQDEADLRLIVSSIQVMPTVHGWESWDKLPAERQRLFDLVESTGADGVVFLTGDRHTGFIYEEPGVLPYGANELTASSLNVSFATESPEMDSRQVAAAFPPENYGVVEIDWDAGKLNLLLKDNQGVIVRENEIAFSDIGVE from the coding sequence ATGCGTCTCAGTTCTCTGGCCGTAATTGGAGCCTTCGGGCTTGTCTCCTGCGCCACGGAGAGCGGCCAGCCGGCTTTTTCCGACCTCTTCGAAGGTGAGCCGCAATCGGCGGTCGAGGCGCTGAACCGGTATTATGCGACGATCGATCCGGCGACCCTGCCGCAGGCCCCGGCCGGCCTGGAGCTGCCGCTGGAGCAGACGCTGACGCGGATCCTGCTAGCCTCGTGCAATGATGAGGAGCAGGAAAGCCCGGCGCTGGCGCAGCTTGCCGAGGAAGAGGCCGATCTTTTCCTGATGATTGGCGACAATGTCTATGGCGACCGCGACGGGCGCGATTATGTGAACAGCCAGCCAGAGCTTGAAGAGCTGCGCGAGAGCTTTTCGGAGCTTGCCGAGCGCGCCGAGTTTCAGGCCGTGCGGGCGAAGTTCCCGATGATGGTTGCCTGGGATGACCATGATTATGGCGCCAATGATGGCGGCAAGCACTTTGCCTTTCGCGAGTATGCAGAGCTGATCCATGAGACGTTCTGGGGGCTGGGCAATGTTGATGTCGGCCACTGGCCCGGCACCTATTACGCCCGCACCTTCGGGACCGATGGCAAGCGCGTACAGGTTATCGTGCTGGATACGCGCTTTTTCCGCTCCGACCTTACCCCGACGGACGAATATAATGCCGCTGGCAAGGAGCGTTATATTCCTGCGCCAGAGGGCAGCTATCAGGACATGCTGGGCAATACGCAGTGGACCTGGCTGCAGAACAGGCTGCAGGATGAGGCGGACCTTCGCCTGATCGTTTCATCGATCCAGGTCATGCCGACCGTTCATGGCTGGGAGAGCTGGGACAAGCTGCCGGCCGAGCGTCAGCGCCTGTTCGATCTTGTCGAGAGCACCGGGGCCGACGGCGTGGTCTTCCTGACGGGCGACCGGCATACCGGCTTTATCTATGAAGAGCCCGGTGTCCTGCCTTACGGGGCCAATGAGCTGACGGCGTCGTCGCTGAACGTCTCCTTTGCGACCGAAAGCCCCGAAATGGATAGCCGCCAGGTCGCCGCGGCCTTCCCGCCCGAAAATTACGGCGTTGTCGAAATCGACTGGGATGCGGGCAAGCTGAACCTTCTGCTGAAGGACAATCAAGGTGTCATCGTTCGTGAAAACGAGATTGCATTCTCCGATATCGGCGTGGAATAA